The Triticum aestivum cultivar Chinese Spring chromosome 4B, IWGSC CS RefSeq v2.1, whole genome shotgun sequence sequence GCAGCCAACTTTCGAATCTACAGCTGTAAAACTTTAACCTACATATATGCCATATCAATAATATCCATAGGTAGTTTGGACAATGTACTTAAGCCACATATTGGTACTAGAGCTGCAAGTGGACTTACCCACCAAAGCAGATTGTGTGGACATATGTTCATATGAACCCCTTTGCAACTTCGTCCACTCGTGGGTTTCGTAAAGTTGTTACATAACCCATAGAACTACTAAGTGTTCATTTAAGGACATATTCAAAAGTGCATGAAGAGAGTAATCATATGTGTATTATACCCAAAAAGGAAATATCGAGTTCTATAACAAAGAAATATGTTCTCATCTTTTATCTTTGTACTGTAATAAAACATAATTTTACTCACGAAGTGGTGCATTTGGACATGGATTAATATTTTTCTTATCTAATAATTAGTGGTTTACTCTTACTTAACTGACACTCTACTTTTTGAACATACAAGAAATAACTGGATGGGTTGTTGGGTTGGCCCAATCAGCCCAAACTTGCATCTTTGTGCATAGATCGGCTCTTATAGAGCAATGCCCAAAAATTACCCAAACGCGTGATAGCCTGCTGCATTGTTTAAAAGCAAGCCAACAACACAGGAGCAAACATCGTTGTAATATGTTATACACTTATACAACATGTTAAGTAATAGAAGTAATATGGTAAAGAAACAGATCAAATTAGTCTTTGCTTAAATTTGCGCATAACCTACCTCACTTTTTTGGTGGTAATAGAAGAGTGATGGCCCTGTTCCATCCAATATAGAGCATCGCTGCCACTTGGCAATCCCCCTTTGAAACAATTCGCCTTATAAAATGATGTTAATGTGGCCAGGCTCTTGTCGAGGGCAATTAAGTGGATGCAGTCATATGCTTACTATTCCCACTAGTCCATTCCTGCAATCCCTGAATTTGAAATAATAACCCTATCATATAAGGAAGATGAGTTTTCCGACAGGGTAAAATCTGTTAACACTATGCAAATGCATTAAATGCCAGCAATATCAGCAGATGTCTTAGAAATTACAAGAAAAAAATATTTAGCATCACTGGAAATACACAGTTAATGAGAACCCCAAACACGTTAGGTACACGTACCACTATGTCATTAGGTTCAGAAATATGGCACTTATTGTTTCGAAACAGATTGTGTCCAAAGGAACAGCTGGTTGAGCTAACGATTACCCACAGTTTGCAGGATTGTTCCAGTACACCCCAGCAATGCTAATAATTGGACGACTTAAGCATAAACATCGAAATATCAACAGCCTGAGAGCCTGACTACTCCATAAAGCTCAGGATTTAATAGACAAATATCAAGGACGACGTGTATATACGGGTGACGCATGGCATGACACCAGTATCAAAACTTTATAAAGGTGAATAAGACAATCCTCACCGCGCACcataaaactagttcatgcacagACACAATTTCTTCAGGGCCATAGAGAGGTAGGTTAACAAAATAACAGAGAAGGGTCCAGTATATGTCGGCAGTGGATCCCTTGGTTGCGGCTCGTGTTATACATGATGTGTTGGATCCATTTACATCAACTGTTCCACTCACAATAGGCTACAACAATAGGCTAGTTCGGCCAGGTGCTGAGCTAAAACCATCTGCAGTTGTAAGCAAGCCGCGAGTTGATATTGGGGGCAATGACATGAGAGTTCTCTACACCCTGGTAAACTTCTAACTGGAGTAGTGGGCAGTATACACCCATTCTTCAGCTATCTAACTCTTTCACATGGTTTATTACTATTACTGTGAGGAATTTCATAGACAAAAGGTCTCGCAGGTGAATAATTTACTCTTAGCATACTCAAACATCATAGTTATATGTTAACTTGGTTGAATTTCTCTTTCACTTGGAAAGATGTTGGTGGATCCAGATGCCCCAAgcccaagtcacccatcactaaGGGAGTACTTGCACTGGTAAACTAAACGCGACATGTTCTTATTCTCATCAATATGACTCCCTACCCATTTGTTTTCTGCCCCACATTTTTTAATTTTTATATGTGTTTCCTATTTAATTTTATCTCATTATGATATATCTCCACTCCTATGTAGGATGGTGGCAGACATCCCTGGAACAACTGGTGTCGGCTTTGGTATGATGTTATGCATAACAATTTGTGCCATTTGATTTTACGGGTTTAGCTGAACTTGTGGATGTGGAAATTATCACTTGTTAAGTTCTTTGCCTCAcatttgcaaaaagaaaaaaaaaactttgCCTCAAACCTGTTGCCTACCATATAATTTACAGATAGGGCTATCACTTAAATCAGGTAAAAGTTATTTCAAAGTTGGCTTATCATTAACAATTGGATATCTTAGTACTAGAACAATAATAACTAACAACACGTAAAATGACATGCATGTGTTTTAAAGATTTTGGAAATCTTTAAGACAAGTCCATTGTACAGCTAAAATACAGGGATCCTAAAATAGTGGTCGATGACTAATTGATGCCATGGTGCTCTTGCAGGCCAAGAGCTTGTGGTTTATGAAAGACCGGAGCCAAGATCCGGCATCCACCGGATGGTATTTGTGCTGTTCCAGCAACTAGGAAGGGGGACGGTTTTTGCACCGGACATGCGGCAGAACTTCAGCTCCAGGAACTTCGCACGCCAGTACCACCTCAACATTGCCGCTGCCACATATTTCAGCTGTCAAAGGGAAGGTGGATCGGGTGGAAGAAGGTTTAGGCCGGAAAGTTCTCAAGGGGAGTAGAGACTATATATTACAGAGTACAGACCATTATATGACTGTATCCTGGTGTTGCCTCACAATACAGGATGCTCTGTATCACCCAAATTATATGCAGGGTATGTATCTTGAGTACATTATATTCTACAAAAAACTATGTATCTTCATCTATGACGAGCGTGATGGAATATATGTTGTTTATTATTTAATAGTCATGCAAAGTATTCACAGTGTTTGTTAATCTGAACTCATTGCTAATTCTAAGGACCTGCTCTGCATTTCAATAAGTTGTACTGAATGAAATCAACACGATCTAACTCGTCAAAAAATATTTTCAACCCCAAACCCAAGATTTGTTTAGATCAAAGGAAGGCATTATCAACGGATCGATCGACCAACTTTGCATTATAAGTCCCGGATGTGGCAAGGTAAACCCAAGGTAGGTCAAATATTTACATTATGCCTAGCTTATTCAAAGCAAAAGGGCTACTGGAG is a genomic window containing:
- the LOC123089728 gene encoding protein RICE FLOWERINGUS T 1, with translation MSAVDPLVAARVIHDVLDPFTSTVPLTIGYNNRLVRPGAELKPSAVVSKPRVDIGGNDMRVLYTLMLVDPDAPSPSHPSLREYLHWMVADIPGTTGVGFGQELVVYERPEPRSGIHRMVFVLFQQLGRGTVFAPDMRQNFSSRNFARQYHLNIAAATYFSCQREGGSGGRRFRPESSQGE